GCCAGCCGCCGACGTAATTGTCGGCGCCGAGCAGCAGCGGCACCATGACCGGCACCAGCGCGCCGAAGGGGTACACCCAGTCGGAGTCCACGCCGACGATCTGGGTTCCCTGCGCCGCGAGCTGCGCCCACGGCTTGTAGACATGCATGACGTCGCCGAGGCCCTTGCCCTGGTCGAAGGCGAGGGCGCCGAGAACGAGGTGGACGAGCAGGAACGCGATCCACAGGGCGAACGGGCTGGCGGCGACGCGCTGGAGCCCGCCCGAGACACTCTCCGGGGTCGGTTTCGCGGGCTTCGGCTCCGGTTCCATGCCCATGACACTCATCATAGAGGACACGTCCCGTGCGTCGTTCAGCGGGCGGAGAGCAGTCCCCGCACGACCGCAGGAAGAGCCTCCGCGATATCGAGCGCCGCGATCGGGCCGCCACCGGACGCCCGCAGGCCCGCCCGGCCGTGCAGCCAGGCCGCGGTCGCGGCGAGCGCCGCGAGCGCGTCGTGGCCCTGGTCGCGCACCGCGTCGGCGTGCGTCGCGACCAGGGCACCGAGGACACCGCCGAGGACGTCCCCGCTGCCCGCGGTCGCGAGCCAGGGCGTCCCCGCCGTCACCGTGCGATGTGTGCCCCCGGGAGTGGCGATGTGCGTGGTGTGTCCTTTGAGCAGCACCGTCACGCCGAAGGAAGCGGCGGCCCGCGCCGCCCAGACGGCGGGGCCGGAACGGATGCCGTCAGCCGTGATGGCGTCCGGATCGTCGCCACCGGCCAGCATGAGCGCGAGTTCGCGGGCGTGCGGGGTGATGACGACCGGCC
Above is a genomic segment from Leifsonia xyli subsp. xyli str. CTCB07 containing:
- a CDS encoding ADP-dependent NAD(P)H-hydrate dehydratase, with translation MDDRGPWRERDVNDWIVAPSESDDKYSRGVLGVVTGSGRYPGAAVLGVEAAARTGVGMIRYLGAAHTAAEVLRRRPEAVTAPGRVQAWLLGSGMDAASRTPDDTRRLRDALADGTPLVIDAGALDLVPEAAGPVVITPHARELALMLAGGDDPDAITADGIRSGPAVWAARAAASFGVTVLLKGHTTHIATPGGTHRTVTAGTPWLATAGSGDVLGGVLGALVATHADAVRDQGHDALAALAATAAWLHGRAGLRASGGGPIAALDIAEALPAVVRGLLSAR